A section of the Sphaerobacter thermophilus DSM 20745 genome encodes:
- a CDS encoding dimethylarginine dimethylaminohydrolase family protein, which yields MARSTNKHIVSESYYQSFTPPEPEPGFNDPAEMEAVWGRVWGANSEVGQLRMVLMRRPGEEMNVIQGGQYSEEAEALVDPQGRWYWRDRNPPDLAKMQHQHDVLSATLRDEGVTVVYVEGVEGPFVKSVFTRDPLITVPGGAIIGRMAPRMRRGEEAYVTKTVAALGMPILGTIVGTGMLEGGSFVKLTPKVAAFGTSIRCNEEGAQQLREILARLGIELIVVPMVGWSIHLDGYLGMVDIDKALIVPDGLPYWFIDRLHSLGIETIPVHPEERWAVNSLCVRPGRIIMSEGHPYTQERLEKRGVEVITVPYDEIQKNGGGVHCSTMELVRDPV from the coding sequence ATGGCGCGTTCGACTAACAAGCACATCGTGTCGGAATCGTACTATCAGTCATTCACTCCTCCGGAGCCTGAACCGGGGTTCAATGACCCAGCGGAAATGGAAGCCGTGTGGGGCAGAGTTTGGGGTGCCAACTCAGAGGTCGGGCAGCTTCGCATGGTGCTGATGCGCCGGCCTGGAGAAGAGATGAACGTCATCCAAGGCGGACAGTACAGCGAAGAAGCCGAAGCGCTCGTGGATCCGCAGGGTCGTTGGTACTGGCGGGACAGGAACCCACCCGACCTCGCGAAGATGCAACACCAGCATGATGTACTGAGCGCCACTCTGCGCGATGAGGGTGTAACTGTTGTCTATGTTGAGGGGGTTGAGGGGCCGTTCGTCAAGTCAGTATTTACCCGTGATCCCCTCATCACGGTTCCAGGTGGGGCCATCATAGGTCGAATGGCACCTCGTATGCGCCGCGGGGAGGAAGCGTATGTTACCAAGACTGTAGCGGCGCTCGGTATGCCCATCCTCGGAACGATCGTCGGTACTGGCATGCTCGAGGGTGGAAGCTTTGTCAAGTTGACCCCCAAGGTGGCTGCCTTCGGCACGTCGATTCGCTGTAATGAAGAGGGCGCTCAACAACTCCGAGAGATCCTCGCGCGTTTGGGTATCGAGCTCATTGTAGTACCGATGGTCGGGTGGTCGATCCATCTCGACGGCTACCTCGGGATGGTGGATATTGACAAGGCGCTGATCGTGCCCGATGGCCTCCCTTACTGGTTTATCGACCGGCTCCATTCCTTGGGAATTGAGACGATCCCCGTACATCCTGAGGAGCGTTGGGCGGTGAACAGCCTTTGTGTACGTCCAGGTCGTATCATCATGAGTGAGGGGCACCCCTATACTCAGGAGCGTCTGGAGAAGCGTGGGGTTGAGGTCATCACGGTGCCCTACGATGAGATCCAGAAGAACGGCGGGGGCGTGCACTGCTCAACGATGGAGTTGGTTCGGGATCCTGTGTGA
- a CDS encoding ABC transporter ATP-binding protein, whose protein sequence is MALLDNKRESRSADVRGARVQLIDLVKIYGDTPAVDHVSIDIAPGEFLTLLGPSGSGKTTTLMMIAGFVTPSGGQILVNGEDIAYLPPHQRNIGVVFQSYALFPHMTVADNIAFPLRMRKYPKADIARAVAEALELVRLTGFENRKPRQLSGGQQQRVALARAMVFRPPVLLMDEPLGALDKKLREEMQVEIKRIQESTGITTVYVTHDQEEALTLSDRIVVMRNGRIEQVGTPRELYEQPVSTFVADFIGESNFIEGQCERDGSRLLLRTSDGITLSLPDGADVQPGSRVRMAIRPERIVLVTETLTDNVLDGTVEEVIYVGESTRLRVRITGEWSLSVKQQNRADAAVWKRGDRVRVGWKASDAVLVS, encoded by the coding sequence GTGGCGCTACTGGACAACAAGCGAGAGAGTCGATCAGCGGACGTTCGAGGTGCTCGTGTTCAACTGATCGACCTTGTGAAGATCTACGGTGATACTCCTGCTGTGGATCACGTCAGCATAGACATTGCTCCCGGGGAGTTCCTGACGCTGCTCGGTCCAAGCGGTTCGGGCAAGACAACGACATTGATGATGATTGCGGGCTTTGTCACGCCCTCAGGCGGTCAGATACTAGTCAATGGTGAGGACATCGCATATCTGCCTCCGCACCAGCGGAATATCGGCGTCGTGTTTCAGAGCTACGCGCTCTTCCCGCACATGACTGTTGCAGATAATATCGCGTTTCCCTTGCGTATGCGGAAATATCCCAAGGCGGATATCGCCCGGGCGGTGGCTGAGGCGTTGGAGTTAGTTCGCTTGACTGGTTTTGAGAATCGCAAACCGCGTCAGTTGTCTGGGGGTCAGCAGCAACGTGTGGCGCTTGCGCGTGCCATGGTGTTTCGGCCACCGGTCCTCCTAATGGATGAACCGCTTGGAGCTCTAGATAAGAAGCTCCGTGAGGAAATGCAGGTCGAAATCAAGCGCATTCAGGAGTCAACAGGGATCACCACGGTCTACGTTACGCATGATCAAGAGGAAGCTTTGACTCTATCGGATCGAATCGTGGTGATGCGTAACGGCCGGATCGAGCAGGTGGGGACGCCGAGGGAACTGTACGAGCAACCCGTCTCTACGTTCGTGGCTGACTTCATCGGAGAGTCGAACTTCATCGAAGGACAGTGTGAAAGAGATGGCAGTCGCCTTCTTCTCAGGACCTCCGACGGTATTACGCTCAGCCTCCCGGATGGCGCGGATGTTCAGCCAGGATCCCGGGTGCGCATGGCTATCCGCCCCGAACGCATCGTGCTGGTGACCGAGACCCTCACTGATAACGTGCTTGACGGCACCGTGGAGGAAGTGATCTACGTCGGTGAGTCGACAAGACTGCGTGTTCGCATCACCGGAGAGTGGTCTCTGTCAGTGAAGCAGCAGAACCGAGCAGATGCGGCAGTCTGGAAGCGTGGTGATCGTGTCCGCGTGGGGTGGAAAGCGTCAGACGCAGTGCTGGTTTCGTAG
- a CDS encoding BON domain-containing protein: MRTMRSIQAMRDLPDFQHMALMWVDQARRARERAAFRRGLVIGLIGGAVATFVLDPRAGRRRRALARDKVVHLGHRADELISETIPRRVDYLSGVAAGARHRVMSTVRREPSEMPDDDQFVTDRVMSIVFRDPDIPKGNINVNTVDGVVYLRGTVDDPRMVQEIESRVRQVEGVRDVVNVINRPEVDPSDVRAAEARRIEEGR, encoded by the coding sequence ATGCGCACCATGCGCAGCATCCAGGCGATGCGGGACCTTCCGGATTTCCAACACATGGCCCTGATGTGGGTGGACCAGGCGCGGCGTGCGCGGGAGCGCGCGGCCTTCCGCCGCGGCCTCGTCATCGGGCTCATCGGCGGAGCGGTGGCAACCTTCGTCCTCGACCCACGCGCCGGCCGGCGCCGGCGTGCCCTGGCGCGCGACAAGGTCGTGCATCTCGGCCACCGCGCGGATGAACTCATCAGCGAGACGATCCCCCGGCGGGTCGACTACCTCTCGGGCGTCGCCGCCGGTGCGCGCCACCGCGTGATGTCGACGGTCCGCCGGGAACCGTCGGAGATGCCCGACGACGACCAGTTCGTCACCGACCGGGTGATGAGCATCGTCTTCCGCGACCCCGACATCCCCAAGGGCAACATCAACGTCAACACGGTCGACGGGGTCGTCTATCTGCGCGGCACCGTCGATGACCCGCGCATGGTGCAGGAGATCGAATCGCGGGTGCGGCAGGTTGAAGGGGTGCGGGACGTCGTCAACGTGATCAACCGCCCTGAGGTCGATCCGAGCGATGTGCGCGCGGCCGAAGCGCGCCGTATCGAGGAAGGACGGTGA
- a CDS encoding glycogen debranching N-terminal domain-containing protein → MRTGTMVLKQGEIFVVSDERGDIGRTVAGAGLYYRDTRFLSDYQLLLNDELPDLLDSSGTQNTVGMFQFGNPLLESAAGQTVLPNTIGIQRYRVIDQGMTEQIQIHNYNPFPVSLSLTFIVSSDFRDIFDVRGFRRMQRGRVLLPRREENEVVLGYRAPDGHLLETVMRFSRTPDETLIVAGAGYTAELEELRAMLPGNDRVVRSEPAGQAPRASLLFRFELEAQSDAELTLTLTPRWTAESSDGQVHTITTTNGPLPVASEPFPVVETNNEIFNSLLDRSLRDLRTLITPFPGGRLVAAGIPWFVAPFGRDSLITALQMLMFSPAMAVETLRYLARQQGTQVNPWTGEEPGKILHEQRFGEMARLGEVPHVPYYGTVDATPLFVLLFGEVLRWSGSRDLFDEFREPAERAIAWINRYGDSNGDGFVDYGQPSRGGLVNQGWKDSDDSLQCPDGSPVATPIALVEVQGYVYRAKQALADAHDRWGDPGRAEELRREAEALRRRFEEQFWSEEDQFYGQAIDGTGRLVTAISSNPGHCLFGDIVSPERAAIVAERLRAADMYSGWGIRTLSSQMPHYNPMSYHNGSVWPHDNALIAAGLRRYGFDEAAAAVFTDLVDAATHFPYGRLPELFCGFSRESERYTFPIAYPVSCSPQAWAAGTLPYLLQVVLGLEPDAATGQLTLRPYLPDWLDTVRIRGMQFAGRTVDLTIRGRGRDVEVTVDAGHEIAVVVNDQVVAS, encoded by the coding sequence ATGCGCACGGGAACGATGGTACTCAAGCAGGGCGAGATCTTCGTCGTCAGCGATGAGCGAGGCGATATCGGACGCACCGTCGCTGGCGCCGGTCTCTACTACCGCGATACCCGATTCCTCAGCGACTACCAGCTCCTGCTCAACGACGAGCTGCCGGACCTACTCGACTCGTCAGGGACGCAGAATACCGTCGGGATGTTCCAGTTCGGCAACCCGCTCCTCGAGAGCGCCGCGGGACAGACCGTGCTGCCGAACACCATCGGCATCCAGCGCTACCGCGTGATCGACCAGGGGATGACGGAGCAGATCCAGATCCACAACTACAACCCCTTTCCCGTCAGCCTCTCACTCACGTTCATCGTCAGCTCCGACTTCCGCGACATCTTCGACGTGCGCGGCTTCCGCAGGATGCAGCGGGGACGAGTGCTTCTGCCGCGCCGGGAGGAGAACGAGGTGGTCCTCGGCTATCGAGCGCCCGACGGTCACCTGCTCGAGACGGTCATGCGCTTCAGCCGGACGCCGGACGAGACGTTGATCGTAGCAGGCGCGGGCTACACGGCGGAGCTGGAGGAACTTCGGGCGATGCTCCCCGGCAACGACCGGGTCGTCCGGTCGGAACCGGCCGGCCAGGCGCCCAGGGCCTCGCTCCTCTTCCGCTTCGAGCTGGAGGCGCAGTCGGACGCCGAGCTGACCCTGACGCTGACGCCGCGCTGGACCGCGGAGTCGAGCGACGGGCAGGTCCACACAATCACGACGACCAACGGCCCGCTGCCGGTCGCGAGCGAGCCGTTCCCGGTCGTCGAAACCAACAACGAGATCTTCAACAGTCTTCTCGACCGCAGCCTCCGGGACCTGCGGACGCTGATCACCCCATTCCCGGGCGGTCGGCTCGTCGCCGCCGGCATCCCGTGGTTTGTCGCCCCCTTTGGCCGGGACAGTCTCATCACGGCCCTCCAGATGCTCATGTTCTCGCCAGCGATGGCCGTGGAGACGCTCCGCTATCTGGCGCGCCAGCAAGGCACGCAGGTCAATCCCTGGACCGGAGAGGAGCCGGGTAAGATCCTGCACGAGCAACGGTTCGGGGAAATGGCCCGCCTCGGCGAGGTGCCACACGTGCCCTACTACGGCACGGTGGACGCCACGCCGCTGTTCGTGCTCCTGTTCGGCGAGGTGCTGCGCTGGAGCGGGAGCCGCGACCTCTTCGACGAGTTCCGCGAGCCGGCCGAGCGGGCGATCGCCTGGATCAACCGCTACGGCGACAGCAATGGCGACGGCTTCGTCGACTACGGCCAGCCCTCCCGAGGTGGCCTGGTGAACCAGGGCTGGAAGGACAGCGACGATTCGCTCCAATGCCCAGACGGCTCGCCGGTAGCAACGCCGATCGCCCTGGTGGAGGTTCAGGGGTATGTCTACCGGGCAAAGCAGGCACTGGCCGATGCCCACGACCGCTGGGGAGACCCCGGCCGCGCCGAAGAGCTCCGGCGTGAGGCTGAGGCGCTGCGCCGGCGCTTTGAGGAGCAGTTCTGGAGCGAGGAAGATCAGTTCTACGGCCAGGCCATCGACGGCACCGGCCGGCTCGTCACCGCCATCAGCTCCAACCCCGGGCACTGCCTGTTCGGCGATATCGTGTCGCCCGAGCGCGCCGCGATCGTAGCCGAGCGGCTGCGGGCCGCCGACATGTACTCCGGCTGGGGGATCCGCACCCTATCGTCGCAGATGCCGCACTACAACCCGATGAGCTATCACAACGGGAGCGTCTGGCCGCACGACAACGCGCTCATCGCCGCCGGGCTGCGACGCTACGGCTTCGACGAGGCCGCCGCGGCGGTCTTCACCGATCTCGTCGACGCTGCGACTCACTTCCCCTACGGCCGTCTGCCGGAGCTGTTCTGCGGCTTCAGCCGGGAGTCCGAGCGCTACACCTTCCCGATCGCCTATCCCGTGAGCTGCAGCCCGCAGGCATGGGCGGCCGGGACTCTCCCGTACCTGCTCCAGGTGGTGCTGGGGCTGGAGCCCGACGCCGCCACCGGGCAGCTCACCCTGCGGCCCTACCTGCCGGACTGGCTCGATACGGTGCGCATCCGCGGGATGCAGTTCGCCGGCCGTACCGTCGACCTGACCATCCGCGGGCGCGGCCGCGACGTGGAGGTCACGGTCGACGCGGGGCACGAGATCGCGGTCGTGGTCAACGATCAGGTCGTGGCGAGCTAG
- a CDS encoding glutamine synthetase family protein, with protein sequence MRVETVTRLLAAAGVHWLRFEFADTLGVARSKVVPLSRLERVGTRGLRFYGGTDGRASNNAAPAPDFILMPDFDTLALLPYAPGEARVICELYDLNQEPAPHDGRWVLQQVVEQYLDEGLLPATTFAFDFYVIERETGTPAFPGGRPGASVRNAARPAWRDTLLSALPSLGVELESINTAGAPGQVHAELATARGVAAADQAFTFRTAVKEVASQDELTATFMTRPPCGDVASACIMQHRLLDAVTGENRFADDEDPLGISPIAKHFVAGLLYHAAALSAFLLPIPNDYKRYHAAGCVPQHATWSCESRAAAVRVTPRPGADAAHVENRIAAASANPYIALAACLAAGLDGLRQRMLPPAPLHGDPTARNGAPRLPRSLDEALAALEADTPLHALLGEPFIRTYLGVARFEIARTRLACPSYGTEEWERRVDPWEWSEYGELL encoded by the coding sequence GTGAGAGTCGAGACCGTCACGCGTCTCCTGGCGGCCGCGGGCGTGCACTGGCTGCGCTTTGAGTTCGCCGACACCCTCGGTGTCGCGCGCTCGAAGGTCGTCCCGCTGTCCCGCCTGGAACGTGTCGGCACCCGCGGGCTGCGCTTCTACGGGGGCACGGACGGTCGGGCCAGCAACAATGCCGCCCCGGCGCCCGACTTCATCCTGATGCCGGACTTTGACACGCTCGCCCTTCTCCCCTATGCGCCGGGAGAGGCACGTGTGATTTGCGAGCTGTACGACCTGAACCAGGAGCCCGCCCCCCACGACGGCCGCTGGGTGCTGCAGCAGGTCGTCGAGCAGTATCTCGACGAGGGACTCCTCCCCGCGACGACCTTCGCATTCGACTTCTACGTCATCGAGCGGGAAACGGGCACGCCCGCGTTCCCGGGTGGACGCCCCGGCGCGAGCGTGCGCAACGCCGCGCGGCCTGCGTGGCGCGACACCCTGCTGTCGGCGCTCCCCTCGCTCGGGGTCGAGCTGGAGAGCATCAACACGGCCGGGGCGCCGGGTCAGGTCCATGCCGAGCTCGCCACAGCGCGCGGGGTCGCCGCTGCCGACCAGGCCTTTACCTTCCGCACGGCGGTAAAGGAGGTCGCCAGCCAGGACGAGCTGACCGCCACGTTCATGACCCGGCCGCCCTGCGGTGACGTTGCCTCGGCCTGCATCATGCAGCACCGGCTGCTCGACGCCGTAACCGGCGAGAATCGATTCGCCGACGACGAGGATCCGCTGGGCATCTCGCCGATCGCCAAGCACTTCGTCGCCGGGCTGCTCTACCACGCGGCGGCGCTGTCCGCCTTCCTCTTGCCGATCCCGAACGACTACAAGCGCTACCACGCGGCCGGTTGCGTGCCGCAGCACGCCACCTGGAGCTGCGAGAGCCGCGCCGCGGCCGTGCGCGTTACCCCCCGCCCCGGGGCTGACGCGGCACACGTGGAGAACCGCATCGCGGCGGCCAGCGCCAACCCGTACATCGCGCTCGCCGCCTGCCTGGCCGCCGGGCTTGATGGGCTGCGCCAGCGTATGCTCCCACCCGCGCCGTTGCACGGCGACCCAACGGCACGGAACGGCGCTCCACGCTTACCCCGGTCGCTGGACGAGGCACTCGCCGCATTGGAGGCCGACACGCCACTGCACGCGCTCCTGGGCGAGCCGTTCATCCGCACCTATCTCGGCGTGGCGCGGTTCGAGATCGCGCGGACGCGACTCGCCTGCCCCAGCTACGGCACGGAAGAGTGGGAGCGGCGCGTCGATCCTTGGGAGTGGTCCGAGTACGGCGAACTCCTGTGA
- a CDS encoding polyprenol monophosphomannose synthase — MTSQRSHGRTTPCPVVILPTYNERANLAALIPRILADPRFHILVVDDNSPDGTADLVRELASDYPGRLHLISRPTKLGLGTAYLTGFRWALDRDYDLICEMDADFSHDPETLPRLVEASRHADLVLGSRYVPGGGTVNWSPLRRFISRGGSTYARLILGLPYRDLTGGFKCFRRRVLESLDLDSIQSSGYAFQIELTYRAHLAGFRIIEVPIRFEERRAGQSKMSMQIVAEALVRVWQMRLSGASPLLAPGRSTLTSPPSRSR, encoded by the coding sequence TTGACTAGTCAGCGATCGCACGGCAGGACAACGCCGTGCCCGGTTGTCATCCTGCCGACTTACAACGAGCGCGCCAACCTTGCAGCGCTCATCCCCCGCATCCTGGCCGACCCCCGCTTTCACATCCTGGTCGTCGACGACAATTCGCCTGACGGAACGGCCGATCTGGTGCGGGAGTTGGCCTCGGACTACCCCGGGCGCCTCCATCTGATCTCTCGTCCCACCAAGCTGGGCCTCGGTACCGCGTACCTGACCGGGTTCCGCTGGGCATTGGATCGCGACTACGATCTCATCTGCGAGATGGATGCCGACTTCTCGCACGACCCCGAGACACTGCCGCGCCTCGTCGAAGCCTCGCGCCACGCCGACCTCGTGCTCGGCTCCCGCTACGTGCCGGGTGGGGGTACGGTCAACTGGTCGCCGCTGCGGCGCTTCATCAGCCGCGGCGGGTCCACCTACGCTCGGCTGATCCTCGGGCTCCCCTACCGCGACCTGACCGGCGGGTTCAAGTGCTTCCGGCGCCGGGTGCTCGAATCGCTCGACCTGGACAGCATCCAGTCCAGCGGCTATGCCTTCCAGATCGAACTGACCTACCGCGCGCACCTGGCGGGGTTCCGCATCATCGAGGTGCCGATCCGCTTCGAGGAGCGGCGCGCCGGCCAGTCCAAGATGTCGATGCAGATCGTGGCCGAGGCGCTGGTCCGCGTCTGGCAGATGCGGCTCTCCGGAGCGAGCCCCTTGCTGGCACCAGGGCGCTCCACCCTCACCAGCCCCCCATCTCGCTCGCGGTAG